In a genomic window of Perognathus longimembris pacificus isolate PPM17 chromosome 21, ASM2315922v1, whole genome shotgun sequence:
- the Smim31 gene encoding small integral membrane protein 31, whose translation MELPFTNLETAFILLAFVIFSLFTLASIYTTPDEKNEGKEGRKEGRKEGRKEGEG comes from the exons atggAGCTTCCATTCACCAACCTGGAAACTGCCTTCATTTTACtcgcttttgttattttttccttatttactcTCGCATCCATCTATACTACTCCTGATGAGAAGAATGAAGGtaag gaaggaaggaaggaaggaaggaaggaaggaaggaaggaaggggaaggg